TTGTAGGGAAAGAGAAATATTCTGTCATTATTTGGAAAAAGCAGTACATGTGATCCAGTCATAGAAATTAACTAAAGTAAAACTTTAGATGTGTGGCGTTCCAAGTGTTGGGGATGGAACGTCCGTCCACGCGCTCCAGCCTATACGCCCCGTTTCCTAGGGCTTCCATTATTCGGAACGGCCCTTCCCACTTGGCAGCGAGCTTTCCATGCGCTGGGTTTCGGCGGGCGTCTTCGGCTTTTCTCCACACTAAATCCCCCTCCTGGAAGCTTCTTGGCCGGACCTTGGAgttgtattttctttcaacCATGCGCTTGCATGCTTCGGCCCTCAATGCCGCCCGGTCCCGCCGTTCATCTAGGGAGTCCAACTCGATCCTCATCTCTTGGTCGTTGAGGTTCAGGTCTTCGACTTGCCGCCTCAGGGACGGTTCACCCAGTTCCACCGGTAACATGGCATCAGTACCATAAGTTAAGTTGAAAGGGGTCTCGCCTGTGGTTCCATGAGGTGTGCATCTATACGCCCATAGGACCTCGGGTAGCTCGTCCACCCACGCTCCCTTCTTTTCTCCCAAACGCCGCTTAAGCTTCGAGACTATGGTCTTATTCATTGCTTCCGCTTGTCCGTTCGTTTGGGGATGTTCTACTGAGCTGGTGACGTGCTTAATCCCCAATCCTTTGAAGAATTCGGCTAGTTTCTTGTCAATAAACTGCCGGCCGTTATCTGTGATGATTGATCGAGGGAGGCCGAAGCGACATATCAATTTCTAGCAGAACTTGTGGACTTGGGCGGCCGTGATGGTTGCCAGGGGCTCGGCCTCTACCCATTTGGTAAAGTAATCCACCGCCACCAGGAGGAACTTCTTCTGTGCCTGTCCTACTGGGAACGGTCCTACGATGTCCATACCCCATTGGGCGAACGGCCACGGGGAAGATATTGAATGGAGGGCGTGCGGCGGTAGGTTGGAGTTGTTGGAATGCTCTTGGCAGCGAACGCATCTTTGGACGAATGCCCTTGTGTCCGCTTCCACGGTAGGCCAGTAATATCCGGCTCTCAGTAGCCGGGCTTTTAGCGTCCGCCAACCTGTGTGAAGGCCGCAAATGCCATTATGGAGCTCGTCCATAACGTAATGTGCTTCTGCCTCTCCCAAGCATTTAAGGAGAGGGGAGGAGAATCCTCTGCGATACAGGTCGTCCCCCACCACAAGATACCGGGCGACCTTCTTGGCTTCGCTCGGGCCTACCGTCCGCCCTTCATCCTGGCGAGTCATGATTTCTCTGATTTCTGTTCGTCAATCTTTTCCCCCGTCGGACACCGCCGAACACTCTACTGAAGGCTGAAGTAGAACCTGTCGCACGACAGTAGTTAACTGTCCCTTTTCCTTTCCCGAACTAAGCTTAGACAGTATGTCTGCCCTCGTGTTTTGTTCCCTGGGAATGTGCTGTATGTCAACTTTATCGAACGCTCTTGCGAGGTCCGTTGCTCGTTGGAAATACCGCAATAAACGTTCCTCTCGGACTTGGAAGTTGCCATTCATTTGACCCACTACCAGCTCTGAGTCCGTCCGGCAGGTTATTCTCCTTGCCCCCATGTCTTTTGCCAGCTCGAGGCCGGCCACCAGGGCCTCATACTCGGCCTGATTGTTGGATACCGTGAACTTGAAGATCAGGGAATGTTCCAGCAAGAATCCGTTGGGGCCCTCGAGCACGATGCCGGCCCCGCTGATCGATCGACCAGACGCTCCATCCACATACAAGTTCCACTCGTCCTGGCCGGACGGTGGTAGCTCGGCCGCGAAATCTGCTAAGTGTTGGCCTTTGACCGATCCTCTCGGCTCATACCGTAAGCCGAATTCCGAGAGCTCAACCGCCCATGCCACCATCCGTCCGGGCAAGTCCGGCTTCCTGAGGATTTTGGAGATAGGGAAGTCGGTCCTGACTATCACCTGATGGCTTTGGAAGTAAGGACGAAGCCTTCGGGAGGCGTGCAACAAAGCTAAGGCCACCTTCTCTACCCGCTGGTATCGGGTTTCGGCGTCTAGGAGCGTGCgactcacaaaataaattagcCTCGCCTGAGGCCGTTCTTGCATTAGCACGACACTAATGGCCGTCTCTGACACTCCCAGGAAAATATGCAGATCCCCCCTGGGACCGGGCGGTTCATGACCGGTGGGTTGACAAGGATGGTTTTGACGTCTTGAAGCGCTCGTTCGCATTCGTCGTCCCAGGCCGGGCCGGCCCCTTTCTTCAATTTTCGCAGGACCGACCTCATTCTTTCCGCCAGGTTGGGGATAAATCGGGACAAGGCGGTGAGGCGTCCGACCAGTCTTTGGATTTCCTTAAGGGTGGTCGGACTTTGCATTTGTAGTATCACTTCACACTTGTCCGGGTTGGCCTCGATCCCCCTGGATGTCAACATGAAGCCCAAGAACTTTCCGGCAGCTACCCCAAATGTACATTTGGCGGGGTTTAGGCGCATGCCGAACTTCCTCACTTGGCGAAACACCTCCTCAAGGTCTTTAAGGTGTCCATCTCCATCCGCGGACCGGACTACCATGTCGTCCACATACACGTCCATGCACCGGCCTATTTGCTCCCGGAAGATCCTGTCCATTAAGCGCTGGTACGTCGCCCCCGCATTCTTCAGGCCGAATGGCATGACCTCATAACAGAAGTTGGACTTCTCTGTTATGAATGCCGTCTTCTCGACGTCCGGCCCATACATGGGTATCTGGTTGTATCCGGAATATGCATCCAAGAAACTTAGTACTCGATGCCCAGAAGCGCCGTCCACCAGGGCGTCTATACTGGGTAGGGGGTGCGAATCTTTCGGGCAGGCTTTGTTCAGGTCCGTGTAGTCAGTGCACATGCGCCATTTTCCACTGGCCTTCTTCACCATAACCACGTTAGCTAGCCACGTGGTGTACGTGACTTCCCGAACAAAACCAGCTTTCTTCAACTTCTCTACTTCCTCCTCCACAACCTTTCGTTTCTCCTCGCCCATTCTTCGCTTTTTCTGGGCGATCGGGCGAGCGTTTTGGAAAAGCGAGAGCTTATGGCACATCACTACGGGATGGATGCCCGGCATATCAGCTGCCGTCCACGCAAATAGATCCCGGTTCTTCCATAGGAGTGCCCTCAACTCCTTTTCCATCTCAAGGTTCAGCTCCCCGGCGATGAGGGTGGTCTGAGTGGGTTCCCTTCCTATCAAGATAGGTTGGGTTTCTCCAATAGGCTCCAGACGGTCCTCGGTATTCGTCCTTGGGTCGAGATCTGCCATGGCCACCTCAGAGCCGACTGCCCGCCTCTTCACTGGTCGGACGTGCAGCTTCAACCCCGCCGCGTAGCACTCCCGTGCCGTCTTCTGGTCCGCCCGGACCGTACAGATAGTTCCCTTTTCGGAGGGGTATTTCATCGTGAGGTGAGGGGTAGAGATGATTGCTCCAAATGCGTTTAGGCACGGCCTTCCGAGCAGTACGTTGTACGACGTGTTAGCCTCTATCAGCAGATATCGGACCCTCTTCTCTTCGCTGGAGCGTCCGGTTCCCAACCTTGTTCTCAATTCTACGTACCCCCTAGTGTCAACCCTTTCTCCTGCAAAGCCTACTATCTGCCCATCATAAGGGACAATGAGGTCCTCTGAGATATCCATCTGAAGGAAGGTCTTCCAGTAGAGGATGTTGACCGAACTTCCCTGGTCAACCAGAACTTTGCCGATTCCGTACCGCGCTATTTCTGCGGTTATGACCATCGGATCGTCCTGGTCGGGATCAGGGGCGTGAAAGTCTTCGTCCGAGAAGGTAATGGGCGGCATGGAGCGACGCGGCTTGTCAAACAAATGTACGGACTGAAGGGCCCGAACATGGCGCTTACGGGCGGAGGAAGATGATCCTCCTCCCGCAAATCCTCCCGAAATAGTGTTGATGTGCCCCCTCAGGGGGCGTTCTCGGCTGCGGCTGTGACTTCGGCTAGGTCGGACTTCTGAACGAGGCCGCTCCGCTCTTGACCTCTGCGGTTTATCCTTACGGTAGGCCAGCCTGTGAGCAGGCCGATCGGTTGATTGCGGCGGGCGTTCGTCACGAATGTATTTCTTGAGCTTTCCCGCCCGGATGAGTTCCTCTATTTTGTCCCTGAGGATCCAGCACTCCTCAGTGTTATGACCCATATTTTTATGGTAGGCGCAATGCTTGCTCCGGTCAGCGTTCTTCGCTGTCGGGAACCCTTCCTGGTCCGGTATCAATTCTGCGCTTAGTGCCTCTCGAAGGATTTTCTCCCTTGGGACGTTCAGAGGGGTATACTATTGGAAACGGGGTCCCTTTTTCTGCTCCCTGGGCCTAGGACCGGACGTTTTCCCCGTCGACTGACCGGGCTTATTACCGTCTGCCTTTTCTCCCCTGGCCTCCTGATTCTCCCTTTTGTACGAGAGCTTCATCTCCTCCACCCTTATCTCATCCGCCGCTCGTTCCCTCAACTCTTCCATTGTTTTGGGCGCTCGCCTGCAGACGCTATCCTTAAACGGCCCTGGCTTTAGAGCTGGCAGGATATAGTGAAGGGCGAGCTCTGGCGTCAAGCTTTTCACGCGCCGGACGGTCTTCTGATACTTGTCCATAAACGTCCGCAGCGCTTCATCCTTCCCCTGCTTGAGGGTCATTAATTCGAATACGGTCAAGTCTTGGGTACTGTTGGCCGCGAATTGTCTGATGAATAGCTGCTTTAACCCAGCAAAGTTTTCTATTGAATTAGGGGGAGGGTATTgttaactctttggcaagtgtaccaaatcgttctaagtaataaaaccggtaagaccggatatcgtttcccaagagactcgtgtaatactttaaaaccgtataataagttaactaacttagactaagaatacaacattttggtatgattcaagtgtaataaaatttacattcataaatatgcgataaaatgaacgtcttagaggctaaaagattgaaaatggttgatggataatgaaacaatatggatgagatgttggagaatgattgtaattactacgctatcatgcaaatgcacatcactacttcatcaattaattgcgtttgtcaaccttcctattatacttagacccaattccttggtagaaaaagcctagactcacttctttcagtcccaattccttggtaacctagaaagttcatctgcattacgattagaggtttaagacaactaaagcatcaagctccattcctagatacaatctcccttaggtgttaattccagttcaagatccacacaatactttccaatatctagcaaatcttagaatcatgttatggttgatcaagtcacaacaagctttaagagaaggaaattaaacactcacaatcaaatgaaagaagcttaaattcattaaaactcaagtgcatttacatgaaagtttcgtaactacatcattccccaacaaattgagattagttctccatagtcatggagaactagagcttacaatggagaaaaatggaagaatggggatccaaggaggaaggatggagagtttccactgcccaaaaccagctcccttaggtctgaaaatggtgttccaagcttcagccgccaagaagatgccaccctcagttacagaatgctttaaatagatctagggttccaggtcagcagaggtcgcgcccgggcgccctcctCAGTCGCGCCCAAGCGCGAAGCTTTCGcagaaggtcgcgcccgggcgccttCTTTCTCGCGCCCAAGCGCGGAGCTCTCGcagaaggtcgcgcccgggcgccctcttggtcgcgcccaggcgcggagctcgcgcagatggtcgcgcccaggcgccctcttggtcgcgcccgggcgcgaggcttGCGCAGAAAATGGCATTTTGCCTCCTTCTTCTTAGGCGCTTAGGTGTGAACTTCCTTCCCTGCTCCATCAGATCCTGCTTTTGTATCTTTTCCTTGCTCCCGTCCTTGGTAAATACAATACTTCTCCAATAACTTGCAAATCACCTACgaatttgaggaattaatgacgaaaacttaaatataaagcttaagctagacttattcacaaacttagataaaaagggaggattcgacatgtttcaagcttaaaaagggtagatttTGTATaagaattggttcaaagatgatggtaaaaattaccgttatcacaaccccaaacttgaaatcttgcttgtcctcaagcagaaaaacaacaaaaattgaaCTGGTTTGAGCAAACAACTCAAATTTAATGCTTCATCACTCAAGAAGAGTAGAATTCAGTTATGCTTGCTCATCATGTTGACTTGATTTTTGTCACAAGAAGTGAAGCTTTTACTGATGGTActcacaaaattacaaaattaaacatCAGCTATGTTCTATGAGGGACTAACACACATGGCAAAAGTATTTTCTTAACTAACA
The Vigna angularis cultivar LongXiaoDou No.4 chromosome 5, ASM1680809v1, whole genome shotgun sequence genome window above contains:
- the LOC128196717 gene encoding uncharacterized protein LOC128196717: MTLKQGKDEALRTFMDKYQKTVRRVKSLTPELALHYILPALKPGPFKDSVCRRAPKTMEELRERAADEIRVEEMKLSYKRENQEARGEKADGNKPGQSTGKTSGPRPREQKKGPRFQ